A single region of the Populus nigra chromosome 2, ddPopNigr1.1, whole genome shotgun sequence genome encodes:
- the LOC133681869 gene encoding 3-hydroxyisobutyryl-CoA hydrolase-like protein 1, mitochondrial isoform X1 codes for MQGLKSAAALLIRSCCNNNKSKLSHGFLTHCPQYSRSLSSSPPTEDDLDNQVLVEDKANSRGAILNRPSALNALNTNMGARLLKLYKAWEKDSSVGFVTLKGSGRAFSAGGDIVNLYHLINQGKWEAGREFFGTLYTFIYVLGTYLKPHVAILNGITMGGGTGISIPGTFRLATDKTVFATPETLIGFHPDAGASFFLSHLPGHLGEYLALTGETLNGAEMIACGLATHYTNSEKLCLVEHHLGKLVTDDPSVIEASLEQYGDLVYPDKMSVLHRIEMVDKCFSHDTVEEIFDALITISQEREAAETNDPWFNSTLRRLKEASPLSLKVALRSIQEGRFQTLDQCLVREYRMSLQGISKQISGDFCEGVRARMVDKDLAPKWNPPSLEQVSEDMVDCYFSPLSESEPDLDLPTKQREAFT; via the exons ATGCAGGGTTTGAAATCAGCAGCGGCTCTATTGATTAGAAGCTGctgtaacaataataaatctaaGCTTTCCCATGGCTTTCTCACACATTGCCCACAGTACAGCAGAAGCCTCTCTTCTTCTCCTCCAACTGAAGATGATCTTGACAACCAA GTACTCGTTGAAGACAAAGCTAATTCAAGAGGTGCCATTCTTAATAGACCTTCAGCTCTTAATGCTCTTAATACTAATATG ggtGCTAGATTGTTAAAATTGTATAAAGCTTGGGAGAAAGACTCAAGTGTTGGGTTTGTTACACTAAAG GGCAGTGGCAGGGCATTTTCTGCTGGTGGAGATATTGTTAATCTCTATCACCTAATAAACCAGG GGAAATGGGAAGCGGGTAGGGAATTTTTTGGGACTTTATATACATTCATATACGTACTAGGTACATATTTGAAGCCACAT GTGGCTATTTTGAATGGCATTACCATGGGTGGTGGGACTGGAATTTCAATCCCTGGAACATTTCGACTTGCAACAGACAAAACT GTTTTCGCCACACCTGAAACTCTGATTGGATTCCACCCTGATGCTGGAGCATCCTTCTTCCTCTCACATCTACCTGGTCACTTAG GTGAGTACTTGGCTTTAACTGGAGAAACGCTTAATGGAGCAGAAATGATTGCTTGTGGCCTAGCTACACACTACACGAATAGCGAA AAACTTTGTTTAGTTGAACATCATCTTGGGAAACTGGTCACTGATGATCCTTCTGTCATTGAAGCTTCTTTAGAACAATATGGTGACCTTGTCTATCCAGATAAGATGAGTGTACTTCACAG GATTGAAATGGTCGATAAATGTTTCAGCCATGACACAGTTGAAGAAATCTTTGATGCTCTG ATAACCATTTCTCAGGAAAGGGAAGCTGCTGAAACAAACGATCCATGGTTCAATTCCACTCTAAGAAGACTTAAAGAAGCGTCACCATTGAGCTTGAAGGTTGCCTTGAGATCT ATACAAGAAGGTAGATTTCAGACACTTGATCAGTGCTTGGTCCGTGAATATCGAATGAGCCTACAAGGAATATCCAAGCAAATCTCTGGTGATTTTTGTGAG GGGGTTCGGGCACGAATGGTGGACAAGGACTTGGCACCGAAG TGGAATCCTCCAAGCTTGGAACAAGTGTCTGAGGACATGGTGGACTGCTATTTCTCTCCTCTTAGTGAATCCGAACCGGATCTAGACCTTCCAACAAAACAACGAGAAGCTTTTACATAG
- the LOC133681869 gene encoding 3-hydroxyisobutyryl-CoA hydrolase-like protein 1, mitochondrial isoform X2 has product MQGLKSAAALLIRSCCNNNKSKLSHGFLTHCPQYSRSLSSSPPTEDDLDNQVLVEDKANSRGAILNRPSALNALNTNMGARLLKLYKAWEKDSSVGFVTLKGSGRAFSAGGDIVNLYHLINQGKWEAGREFFGTLYTFIYVLGTYLKPHVAILNGITMGGGTGISIPGTFRLATDKTVFATPETLIGFHPDAGASFFLSHLPGHLGEYLALTGETLNGAEMIACGLATHYTNSEKLCLVEHHLGKLVTDDPSVIEASLEQYGDLVYPDKMSVLHRIEMVDKCFSHDTVEEIFDALEREAAETNDPWFNSTLRRLKEASPLSLKVALRSIQEGRFQTLDQCLVREYRMSLQGISKQISGDFCEGVRARMVDKDLAPKWNPPSLEQVSEDMVDCYFSPLSESEPDLDLPTKQREAFT; this is encoded by the exons ATGCAGGGTTTGAAATCAGCAGCGGCTCTATTGATTAGAAGCTGctgtaacaataataaatctaaGCTTTCCCATGGCTTTCTCACACATTGCCCACAGTACAGCAGAAGCCTCTCTTCTTCTCCTCCAACTGAAGATGATCTTGACAACCAA GTACTCGTTGAAGACAAAGCTAATTCAAGAGGTGCCATTCTTAATAGACCTTCAGCTCTTAATGCTCTTAATACTAATATG ggtGCTAGATTGTTAAAATTGTATAAAGCTTGGGAGAAAGACTCAAGTGTTGGGTTTGTTACACTAAAG GGCAGTGGCAGGGCATTTTCTGCTGGTGGAGATATTGTTAATCTCTATCACCTAATAAACCAGG GGAAATGGGAAGCGGGTAGGGAATTTTTTGGGACTTTATATACATTCATATACGTACTAGGTACATATTTGAAGCCACAT GTGGCTATTTTGAATGGCATTACCATGGGTGGTGGGACTGGAATTTCAATCCCTGGAACATTTCGACTTGCAACAGACAAAACT GTTTTCGCCACACCTGAAACTCTGATTGGATTCCACCCTGATGCTGGAGCATCCTTCTTCCTCTCACATCTACCTGGTCACTTAG GTGAGTACTTGGCTTTAACTGGAGAAACGCTTAATGGAGCAGAAATGATTGCTTGTGGCCTAGCTACACACTACACGAATAGCGAA AAACTTTGTTTAGTTGAACATCATCTTGGGAAACTGGTCACTGATGATCCTTCTGTCATTGAAGCTTCTTTAGAACAATATGGTGACCTTGTCTATCCAGATAAGATGAGTGTACTTCACAG GATTGAAATGGTCGATAAATGTTTCAGCCATGACACAGTTGAAGAAATCTTTGATGCTCTG GAAAGGGAAGCTGCTGAAACAAACGATCCATGGTTCAATTCCACTCTAAGAAGACTTAAAGAAGCGTCACCATTGAGCTTGAAGGTTGCCTTGAGATCT ATACAAGAAGGTAGATTTCAGACACTTGATCAGTGCTTGGTCCGTGAATATCGAATGAGCCTACAAGGAATATCCAAGCAAATCTCTGGTGATTTTTGTGAG GGGGTTCGGGCACGAATGGTGGACAAGGACTTGGCACCGAAG TGGAATCCTCCAAGCTTGGAACAAGTGTCTGAGGACATGGTGGACTGCTATTTCTCTCCTCTTAGTGAATCCGAACCGGATCTAGACCTTCCAACAAAACAACGAGAAGCTTTTACATAG
- the LOC133681869 gene encoding 3-hydroxyisobutyryl-CoA hydrolase-like protein 1, mitochondrial isoform X3: MAFSHIAHSTAEASLLLLQLKMILTTKYSLKTKLIQEGARLLKLYKAWEKDSSVGFVTLKGSGRAFSAGGDIVNLYHLINQGKWEAGREFFGTLYTFIYVLGTYLKPHVAILNGITMGGGTGISIPGTFRLATDKTVFATPETLIGFHPDAGASFFLSHLPGHLGEYLALTGETLNGAEMIACGLATHYTNSEKLCLVEHHLGKLVTDDPSVIEASLEQYGDLVYPDKMSVLHRIEMVDKCFSHDTVEEIFDALITISQEREAAETNDPWFNSTLRRLKEASPLSLKVALRSIQEGRFQTLDQCLVREYRMSLQGISKQISGDFCEGVRARMVDKDLAPKWNPPSLEQVSEDMVDCYFSPLSESEPDLDLPTKQREAFT, from the exons ATGGCTTTCTCACACATTGCCCACAGTACAGCAGAAGCCTCTCTTCTTCTCCTCCAACTGAAGATGATCTTGACAACCAA GTACTCGTTGAAGACAAAGCTAATTCAAGAG ggtGCTAGATTGTTAAAATTGTATAAAGCTTGGGAGAAAGACTCAAGTGTTGGGTTTGTTACACTAAAG GGCAGTGGCAGGGCATTTTCTGCTGGTGGAGATATTGTTAATCTCTATCACCTAATAAACCAGG GGAAATGGGAAGCGGGTAGGGAATTTTTTGGGACTTTATATACATTCATATACGTACTAGGTACATATTTGAAGCCACAT GTGGCTATTTTGAATGGCATTACCATGGGTGGTGGGACTGGAATTTCAATCCCTGGAACATTTCGACTTGCAACAGACAAAACT GTTTTCGCCACACCTGAAACTCTGATTGGATTCCACCCTGATGCTGGAGCATCCTTCTTCCTCTCACATCTACCTGGTCACTTAG GTGAGTACTTGGCTTTAACTGGAGAAACGCTTAATGGAGCAGAAATGATTGCTTGTGGCCTAGCTACACACTACACGAATAGCGAA AAACTTTGTTTAGTTGAACATCATCTTGGGAAACTGGTCACTGATGATCCTTCTGTCATTGAAGCTTCTTTAGAACAATATGGTGACCTTGTCTATCCAGATAAGATGAGTGTACTTCACAG GATTGAAATGGTCGATAAATGTTTCAGCCATGACACAGTTGAAGAAATCTTTGATGCTCTG ATAACCATTTCTCAGGAAAGGGAAGCTGCTGAAACAAACGATCCATGGTTCAATTCCACTCTAAGAAGACTTAAAGAAGCGTCACCATTGAGCTTGAAGGTTGCCTTGAGATCT ATACAAGAAGGTAGATTTCAGACACTTGATCAGTGCTTGGTCCGTGAATATCGAATGAGCCTACAAGGAATATCCAAGCAAATCTCTGGTGATTTTTGTGAG GGGGTTCGGGCACGAATGGTGGACAAGGACTTGGCACCGAAG TGGAATCCTCCAAGCTTGGAACAAGTGTCTGAGGACATGGTGGACTGCTATTTCTCTCCTCTTAGTGAATCCGAACCGGATCTAGACCTTCCAACAAAACAACGAGAAGCTTTTACATAG
- the LOC133681869 gene encoding 3-hydroxyisobutyryl-CoA hydrolase-like protein 1, mitochondrial isoform X4, with protein MGARLLKLYKAWEKDSSVGFVTLKGSGRAFSAGGDIVNLYHLINQGKWEAGREFFGTLYTFIYVLGTYLKPHVAILNGITMGGGTGISIPGTFRLATDKTVFATPETLIGFHPDAGASFFLSHLPGHLGEYLALTGETLNGAEMIACGLATHYTNSEKLCLVEHHLGKLVTDDPSVIEASLEQYGDLVYPDKMSVLHRIEMVDKCFSHDTVEEIFDALITISQEREAAETNDPWFNSTLRRLKEASPLSLKVALRSIQEGRFQTLDQCLVREYRMSLQGISKQISGDFCEGVRARMVDKDLAPKWNPPSLEQVSEDMVDCYFSPLSESEPDLDLPTKQREAFT; from the exons ATG ggtGCTAGATTGTTAAAATTGTATAAAGCTTGGGAGAAAGACTCAAGTGTTGGGTTTGTTACACTAAAG GGCAGTGGCAGGGCATTTTCTGCTGGTGGAGATATTGTTAATCTCTATCACCTAATAAACCAGG GGAAATGGGAAGCGGGTAGGGAATTTTTTGGGACTTTATATACATTCATATACGTACTAGGTACATATTTGAAGCCACAT GTGGCTATTTTGAATGGCATTACCATGGGTGGTGGGACTGGAATTTCAATCCCTGGAACATTTCGACTTGCAACAGACAAAACT GTTTTCGCCACACCTGAAACTCTGATTGGATTCCACCCTGATGCTGGAGCATCCTTCTTCCTCTCACATCTACCTGGTCACTTAG GTGAGTACTTGGCTTTAACTGGAGAAACGCTTAATGGAGCAGAAATGATTGCTTGTGGCCTAGCTACACACTACACGAATAGCGAA AAACTTTGTTTAGTTGAACATCATCTTGGGAAACTGGTCACTGATGATCCTTCTGTCATTGAAGCTTCTTTAGAACAATATGGTGACCTTGTCTATCCAGATAAGATGAGTGTACTTCACAG GATTGAAATGGTCGATAAATGTTTCAGCCATGACACAGTTGAAGAAATCTTTGATGCTCTG ATAACCATTTCTCAGGAAAGGGAAGCTGCTGAAACAAACGATCCATGGTTCAATTCCACTCTAAGAAGACTTAAAGAAGCGTCACCATTGAGCTTGAAGGTTGCCTTGAGATCT ATACAAGAAGGTAGATTTCAGACACTTGATCAGTGCTTGGTCCGTGAATATCGAATGAGCCTACAAGGAATATCCAAGCAAATCTCTGGTGATTTTTGTGAG GGGGTTCGGGCACGAATGGTGGACAAGGACTTGGCACCGAAG TGGAATCCTCCAAGCTTGGAACAAGTGTCTGAGGACATGGTGGACTGCTATTTCTCTCCTCTTAGTGAATCCGAACCGGATCTAGACCTTCCAACAAAACAACGAGAAGCTTTTACATAG